Proteins co-encoded in one Ciconia boyciana chromosome 14, ASM3463844v1, whole genome shotgun sequence genomic window:
- the TTPAL gene encoding alpha-tocopherol transfer protein-like isoform X1, translating to MSGDSDCTRTSPSAGSPSDNKFLPDRPKYVCSLSPDLVTKAREELQEKPEWRLRDVQALRDMVCKDYPSLGTCLDDAFLLRFLRARKFDYDRALQLLVNYHTCRRSWPEVFNNLKPSAIKPVLESGFVTVLPRLDPEGRHVVCIRPDRWTPSNYPITENIRAIYLTLEKLIQSEETQVNGIVILADYKGVSLSKASHFGPFVAKKVIGILQDGFPIRIKAVNIINEPRIFKGIFAIIKPFLKEKIANRFFLHGCDLNSLHQNIPPVILPEEYGGTSGKLDISAWNELLLASEEDFLHDFSQLVLPCDSSPHDMLVSGDADEKQCDDSLRGLKPQLYYCY from the exons ATGTCAGGAGACAGCGACTGCACCAGGACAAGTCCATCAGCGGGGTCTCCATCGGACAACAAGTTCCTGCCAGATCGGCCAAAGTATGTTTGCTCGCTGTCTCCTGATCTCGTTACCAAAGCCCGGGAAGAGCTCCAAGAGAAACCTGAATGGAGGCTCCGTGATGTGCAGGCACTCCGAGATATGGTGTGCAAAGACTATCCCTCCCTGGGGACCTGCCTGGACGATGCTTTTTTGCTAAGATTCCTCAGAGCCAGGAAATTCGATTATGATCGAGCGCTTCAGCTTCTGGTGAACTACCACACCTGTAGGAGGAGCTGGCCTGAGGTCTTCAATAACTTGAAGCCGTCCGCAATAAAGCCTGTGCTAGAGTCTGGTTTTGTCACTGTGCTGCCTCGTCTGGACCCAGAGGGACGGCATGTTGTCTGCATCCGTCCAG ACAGATGGACACCCAGTAATTATCCGATTACTGAGAACATTCGTGCCATATACTTAACGTTAGAAAAACTCATTCAGTCCGAAGAGACCCAGGTGAATGGAATTGTAATCCTGGCAGACTACAAAGGAGTCAGCTTATCTAAGGCGTCTCATTTTGGTCCTTTTGTAGCCAAAAAAGTGATTGGAATTCTTCAG GATGGATTCCCCATTCGAATAAAAGCCGTTAACATAATAAATGAGCCTCGTATATTCAAAGGCATTTTTGCAATCATCAAgccttttctgaaggaaaagataGCAAACCGG ttttttcttcATGGCTGTGATCTGAATTCCCTTCATCAAAACATTCCTCCAGTGATCCTTCCTGAAGAGTATGGTGGTACTTCAGGGAAGCTGGACATCTCCGCATGGAATGAGCTGCTGCTAGCCTCTGAAGAGGACTTCCTGCATGATTTCTCACAGCTGGTTCTCCCATGTGACAGCTCTCCCCATGACATGCTAGTGAGTGGGGATGCTGATGAAAAGCAATGTGATGATTCTCTGCGAGGCCTGAAACCTCAGCTCTATTACTGTTATTGA
- the TTPAL gene encoding alpha-tocopherol transfer protein-like isoform X2: MSGDSDCTRTSPSAGSPSDNKFLPDRPKYVCSLSPDLVTKAREELQEKPEWRLRDVQALRDMVCKDYPSLGTCLDDAFLLRFLRARKFDYDRALQLLVNYHTCRRSWPEVFNNLKPSAIKPVLESGFVTVLPRLDPEGRHVVCIRPDRWTPSNYPITENIRAIYLTLEKLIQSEETQVNGIVILADYKGVSLSKASHFGPFVAKKVIGILQDGFPIRIKAVNIINEPRIFKGIFAIIKPFLKEKIANRFFLHGCDLNSLHQNIPPVILPEEYGGTSGKLDISAWNELLLASEEDFLHDFSQLVLPCDSSPHDMLLVCLCF, translated from the exons ATGTCAGGAGACAGCGACTGCACCAGGACAAGTCCATCAGCGGGGTCTCCATCGGACAACAAGTTCCTGCCAGATCGGCCAAAGTATGTTTGCTCGCTGTCTCCTGATCTCGTTACCAAAGCCCGGGAAGAGCTCCAAGAGAAACCTGAATGGAGGCTCCGTGATGTGCAGGCACTCCGAGATATGGTGTGCAAAGACTATCCCTCCCTGGGGACCTGCCTGGACGATGCTTTTTTGCTAAGATTCCTCAGAGCCAGGAAATTCGATTATGATCGAGCGCTTCAGCTTCTGGTGAACTACCACACCTGTAGGAGGAGCTGGCCTGAGGTCTTCAATAACTTGAAGCCGTCCGCAATAAAGCCTGTGCTAGAGTCTGGTTTTGTCACTGTGCTGCCTCGTCTGGACCCAGAGGGACGGCATGTTGTCTGCATCCGTCCAG ACAGATGGACACCCAGTAATTATCCGATTACTGAGAACATTCGTGCCATATACTTAACGTTAGAAAAACTCATTCAGTCCGAAGAGACCCAGGTGAATGGAATTGTAATCCTGGCAGACTACAAAGGAGTCAGCTTATCTAAGGCGTCTCATTTTGGTCCTTTTGTAGCCAAAAAAGTGATTGGAATTCTTCAG GATGGATTCCCCATTCGAATAAAAGCCGTTAACATAATAAATGAGCCTCGTATATTCAAAGGCATTTTTGCAATCATCAAgccttttctgaaggaaaagataGCAAACCGG ttttttcttcATGGCTGTGATCTGAATTCCCTTCATCAAAACATTCCTCCAGTGATCCTTCCTGAAGAGTATGGTGGTACTTCAGGGAAGCTGGACATCTCCGCATGGAATGAGCTGCTGCTAGCCTCTGAAGAGGACTTCCTGCATGATTTCTCACAGCTGGTTCTCCCATGTGACAGCTCTCCCCATGACATGCTA
- the TTPAL gene encoding alpha-tocopherol transfer protein-like isoform X3, with protein sequence MSGDSDCTRTSPSAGSPSDNKFLPDRPKYVCSLSPDLVTKAREELQEKPEWRLRDVQALRDMVCKDYPSLGTCLDDAFLLRFLRARKFDYDRALQLLVNYHTCRRSWPEVFNNLKPSAIKPVLESGFVTVLPRLDPEGRHVVCIRPDRWTPSNYPITENIRAIYLTLEKLIQSEETQVNGIVILADYKGVSLSKASHFGPFVAKKVIGILQDGFPIRIKAVNIINEPRIFKGIFAIIKPFLKEKIANRFFLHGCDLNSLHQNIPPVILPEEYGGTSGKLDISAWNELLLASEEDFLHDFSQLVLPCDSSPHDMLVFV encoded by the exons ATGTCAGGAGACAGCGACTGCACCAGGACAAGTCCATCAGCGGGGTCTCCATCGGACAACAAGTTCCTGCCAGATCGGCCAAAGTATGTTTGCTCGCTGTCTCCTGATCTCGTTACCAAAGCCCGGGAAGAGCTCCAAGAGAAACCTGAATGGAGGCTCCGTGATGTGCAGGCACTCCGAGATATGGTGTGCAAAGACTATCCCTCCCTGGGGACCTGCCTGGACGATGCTTTTTTGCTAAGATTCCTCAGAGCCAGGAAATTCGATTATGATCGAGCGCTTCAGCTTCTGGTGAACTACCACACCTGTAGGAGGAGCTGGCCTGAGGTCTTCAATAACTTGAAGCCGTCCGCAATAAAGCCTGTGCTAGAGTCTGGTTTTGTCACTGTGCTGCCTCGTCTGGACCCAGAGGGACGGCATGTTGTCTGCATCCGTCCAG ACAGATGGACACCCAGTAATTATCCGATTACTGAGAACATTCGTGCCATATACTTAACGTTAGAAAAACTCATTCAGTCCGAAGAGACCCAGGTGAATGGAATTGTAATCCTGGCAGACTACAAAGGAGTCAGCTTATCTAAGGCGTCTCATTTTGGTCCTTTTGTAGCCAAAAAAGTGATTGGAATTCTTCAG GATGGATTCCCCATTCGAATAAAAGCCGTTAACATAATAAATGAGCCTCGTATATTCAAAGGCATTTTTGCAATCATCAAgccttttctgaaggaaaagataGCAAACCGG ttttttcttcATGGCTGTGATCTGAATTCCCTTCATCAAAACATTCCTCCAGTGATCCTTCCTGAAGAGTATGGTGGTACTTCAGGGAAGCTGGACATCTCCGCATGGAATGAGCTGCTGCTAGCCTCTGAAGAGGACTTCCTGCATGATTTCTCACAGCTGGTTCTCCCATGTGACAGCTCTCCCCATGACATGCTA